The genome window atAAAGTACGAAATGTCGAAATTGTCCCTCCATGCATTAAAACACTCAAATCCAAGGTGATGTAGGGCTACAACGatttaaaaaaactaaatttgACTTAAATGTAGAAATTGACTCCACGCATGTAGTCAAAAGTACTGTGCTACCATCTAGTGGCCACCATAATTTCCAAAGAAATAAAAGTAGACCAACGCATTCAGCTAAACATTGCAATACCAGTTCTACCATGGCCAGGAGTCCAGGACTGTTCTCATTCGGATGAATGGAAAAGGTGGACTTTTAGGGTTCATTTGGGACATGATATACGCTACGACTCCATCTGCCATTTATACTCCAGTGTGCCCTTTTAATTCAGCACTTGTAAGGTGAGtgcgattagccgttacaagccattttggaaatctgcctattctgacatcacaagtgggcgtgtccacctagatgtatgctggatagatcagtctaccagcctaaccagtggactgtagcaaacgttgctcatatatccgtcatacatctagggaGACACGcacactagtgatgtcagaagaggcagattttctaaaactgcttgtaacagctaatcacactcaaacctgATGGTATAATATTTCACCTTTAGATATATACCAACAAGAACCTACTAAAGCCAAGTCTACTAGGATGGGCTCTGAACCCAGTCTACTAGGATGGGCTCTGAAGCAGCACTTCGGGGCTGAGTCAATGCGATCGGTCTCAGTGTAGAATACTGTATATTATAGAGTGGGAAATTATCTTGCAAATGATGCTAACTACATCTAGTGTTTCATTTCCGCCATATTTTACGAACATCCTCCACTTGAAAGGCGTGGCAATGAACAGAATATttgtaaacatttatttttaattcatgtaaaaatacaaaaagcaTCGAGCAGCAGCCCATACGTCGTTTTTCTGTTTAAATATACGTTAACGAGCACAACTAAAACATGCTATTCCTTGAAACTCTCATGACCTCGGCATTAGTCCCCATTGCTAGTttgcattttgtttgtataTCAAGCCCATGATAATTATTTTCTCATGGGAATGGTTTAGCACCTGGATGTAGCAGGGGTGATCATCAATGTTTCTGGGGAAATATATTGAAATGAGTTGGATCTACTTGGTCACTAACCACAGCACATACTATCCAATATATCTTATACAGCAAAACAATCTCAGCTCAATGGGAACACCCATTTCTCCCAAGGGCCAAATCCAATATCAGCTCTTTAAGGCTGAAGGCTCGAAATATATGTACAATCACACTCATTGATCGTacatctccttcatctccttgAGGATCTTGATGCTCTCGCTGTATCTCATCTGGTTTCGGTTGGAGGATTCCTTCCACCTGCAAGACACCACGCCACAACATTGATCTCTCTTCGAAATAACAACGACATCCCTAACCCCGAAAACACTGCTACATGCAAAACTAAACATCTGACTTACTTTTGTCGTATCTTTTTCCATCGTTCCATGTGGTCACAAAGGAGGGCGCCGGGAACAGGAAACTGATCCACGGCCAGCTGTCGGGCGGAGAACACATCCTGGGACTAAACACCACTGTTCCCTCACCTCGCTTCTACCACGTGAACCACGGAACCCGGCGTTACCTTGGATACGGTGGGCTTCTCCGTGGCCGGGACCCTGAGGTTCAGGGGTTGTCCCGACAGGCTGACGGGGCAGGGGGTGGGCGGAGGGAGGCTGTACACACCCTGGGGCTTTCCGTTCAGCATGTCGGTTATCTGGCGACCCCCATGGAGGACAGACACAGGGACGTCAGttcacacatacaacacacacgcacttgaaTTTAAAATTACAATTGTAAAGTAAATATTACTTTTGCTCTAACCTAAAATAGACCCATAGATCCTTTCCACTGTTCAAACAAGGTACTCCTGCGTTCTAGATACCCCTACATACTCCTTTGTCCTACATACTCCTTTGTCCTACATACTCCTTTGTCCTACATACTCCTTCATATTGGTTCAAACTCCTTCGTACTCCATTCTCCTACGACCTTCCCACCATGAACATCCATTACATCGGTCTCCTCTTTCAATAACCAATCAATCAGgcacatatccccccccccccccccccccccccccaggggcacCGCTGCTCCCAAGCcagacctcctccccccccccggggggctCCGGGGGGCCCGGGGACGCCGGCTGCTCCGGGGCGGCGGGGTTGTTCCTCATCCAGGCGCGGCAGATGGGGTAGAGCGGGCTGCTGGTGTTGAACTGGGCCAGGTCCACGCTGCGGTCAAACAGCTTGATGACGTACGTGTCTGAGGGGCAGAGGAACCACAGAGGACCGACGGTAACCGGGGGGGGGACTAGGAAATATCACTCGGAGACGATACCAAGCAGCCTTAATGCCTGGGATTTTACTTTTGAAGTGTGTTTGgtcaacaataaaataaaaatagaagaaTAGAAAATATCAACTATTTACTTCATACACTCAATTAGTCGGATGATTATTTGATCAATTCATTGATTGGATGACGTTGTTTACACAGAAAAATGCAAGGTTTATGCGTTGAAATGTCAAAGATGAATGAAACATGCAGTGCTCAGGTTAAACCCAAAATAAAGATTTTGTACGGCAGTAAAGAGACTGAAAGATAACTATTTTCACTGAtgggttttgtattggtcaCACATGAATGATTATGAGTCAGACATTACTAATTTACAAAGTGTTGAcaatatgtatatgtattgCCTCACTTCCTCAAGGCAATATTTCACACTTTCTGCCTATTTGGCTTAACGTCCAGCTCCCCTCAACGGATATTAACATCCAACCACCGCCAGCGACATGAGGAAAGGGGGGTTCCAACATGCTAAGACCCTTTAATACATGTTTACCGCCTGTTCACACGCAATGAGCCAGAggccatgatttaaacggctAGTGATGCTCACTCTGTTTGAGCTGATTGCTCTCTGGTAGGCCATCCTCCatttcctttctcttcttccGTCGATGCTGAGGGAACCGAGACGATGATCTGCAGTGGGGGAGTCCGGGAACATTAACTGCTGTCTACCCTTTATCTTTTCATGCTAAAATCatgtacatttttataaaatggTGGTCAGTGAGACCTCTAATGTTGATATTACAAGTTCCAGGTAAGCATTAAAAGAATATACAAACTTGTCTCGCTTTAATCACCAGTTATGCTAATACTGTAAAATCCTAAACAAATGTGTACTACCGTACCCTAGGCTAATGAAAACGTTGATTTGCAACCTCTGACATGAGAAACGCTGTTGGAGATTCAAACAACAATGTCCCCATAATTACAAATCATTTCAAGATTAATAACCAAACAATGCCCCAGGAAACACTACTTCCAACATAATAACTATCATCCCCACACACCTAGGATACTAAAATGTTGGCAGTCATGACGATGTGATGATGAAATGCACGACCCTTatggagagagataagagagaaatTTGCACTAAACTAGTTTAATTGCCGTCTAcacactcttgctctctccttccAAGCTGTGGCGTTGATGCCAACAAAGTTATTATCCAAGTTGTCCATAAAAATTGGTTCCATAATAGTTTCCATAATAGAGAAATGTTATAAATTGTCAACATACATCTGCAACAGCTATCTGCTCTCATTAAAACCCTTACCGTTTTCCAGCAGACAAAGGAGACAAGTCCCTGGGAATGCAGCAAACAAAACCACACGTTGGTTAATGAATGTGAAGTAGGTTATACATTGAATAAAAGTTGCATAAACGTCTGTTTAAAATCCTACTTGTTGAGAGAGTCTGCTGTCATCTTCCCAGCATCGTCTTCGTTCTGCTCACTAGGCAGAGTAAGGTCATGTTGGCTTCCAACTACTCCACATAAACAACTTTATTCATGTTGAAATGTGCAGATAGGTCGACCCACCTCTCAGTGTCATTCTTTTCAACCAGAACCTGCAAGACGGCATCCAAACGACTGCGAGCAACACTCCCCTCTTGATCTGCACACATGTCAAGCCCTTTCTGTTAACATTACTACATCCGCAATAAATGGTAGCCAGGTAAAATTCAGCAAATATCATGGTATCTATCCTAAACAGTCACTTAGAACTATATAAGAATATAAGTCTCATGCAAAACAATATTATTGCATCCCATCAGTCTGGTGAGAAAATACTGAATAGTGATTAGTGAATTTAGGGTAACAAGTCTCGTTAAATAATACAGAATAGTGAATTGAGGATGAGATTACACAGAATAGTGATTAGTGATTGTATGCCTAGAACTCAAGTAAGTCTAGGGAAATAATACAGAATAGTGATTAGTGATTTTAGGATGCGATATTACGGAATAGTGATTAGTGATCATCGAGTTATAAGTAAGTCTAGTGAGATAATACAGAATAGGGATTAGTGATTTTAGGATGCAATATTACAGAATAGTGATTAGTGATCTTAGGGTTTTAACTCAAGTCTAGAGGGACAATAAAGAAGAATTATAAGTGATCTAACTATGCGATCATACAGAATAGTGATGAGTGATCCTAGGGTAGAACTCAGGTCCAGTGGGACAATATAGAAGAGTGATTAGTATTCTTATTCTGTGATAATACAGAAAAGTGGTTTTAGGGTTGTAACTCAAGTCTAGTGGGATAATACAGAAGAGTGATGGGTTATCCTAGGGTCAGGTCTAGTGGGATAACACAGACGTGATTGGTGATCTGAGAGCTACAACCAGGTTACGTATCATATCTCACCAGGTCTCTCCGTCTTGATCTTGAGGTGGTGCATGGTGATCTACCAGATACGCAATAAGATACACAATAAGACACAAAACAGAGGCTTCACAGAACCACCAACCAACGACCGACAGCAGTGTACAGTACCTCATCAAAGCTGGGATATTTAACAACAAATCGAGATTATGTCAAGTTTCCTTTGCTGATGGCGAGGAAGCCAGCAATATTATCTTTATGAATAATGAATCGTATATAGTTAAACCAGACATTAATAACCATTCGATGGCCTGACTAGCAATACATTTCTCACATAAATTACTCTATAACCACAACTGTAACAGTAAATTATGTGATATATGTTTAT of Gadus macrocephalus chromosome 11, ASM3116895v1 contains these proteins:
- the lin37 gene encoding protein lin-37 homolog isoform X2, giving the protein MHHLKIKTERPDQEGSVARSRLDAVLQVLVEKNDTESEQNEDDAGKMTADSLKDLSPLSAGKRSSSRFPQHRRKKRKEMEDGLPESNQLKQNTYVIKLFDRSVDLAQFNTSSPLYPICRAWMRNNPAAPEQPASPGPPEPPGGGEEITDMLNGKPQGVYSLPPPTPCPVSLSGQPLNLRVPATEKPTVSKLAVDQFPVPGALLCDHMERWKKIRQKWKESSNRNQMRYSESIKILKEMKEMYDQ
- the lin37 gene encoding protein lin-37 homolog isoform X1 — translated: MHHLKIKTERPDQEGSVARSRLDAVLQVLVEKNDTESEQNEDDAGKMTADSLNKDLSPLSAGKRSSSRFPQHRRKKRKEMEDGLPESNQLKQNTYVIKLFDRSVDLAQFNTSSPLYPICRAWMRNNPAAPEQPASPGPPEPPGGGEEITDMLNGKPQGVYSLPPPTPCPVSLSGQPLNLRVPATEKPTVSKLAVDQFPVPGALLCDHMERWKKIRQKWKESSNRNQMRYSESIKILKEMKEMYDQ